The following are encoded together in the Acetobacter vaccinii genome:
- a CDS encoding membrane-bound PQQ-dependent dehydrogenase, glucose/quinate/shikimate family, with protein sequence MQNNHARLWAIVTALFLGVAGLFLFLGGAQLLFLGGSWFYIVAGAIMLAAAGVGFRKPVLATQLYAGLLVLATLWSLAEVGLNIWGLEVRLLTLAGLGLWLLLPGVWRSQNTWLQDKRVLAGSLAFSGVVLLASCFSSYSITGTVPANRMAASLPELKDMMPAGDWRYYGRTAQGDRYSPLDQITPANIGRLKRAWITETGDTQKAGEAVVAGPDAGHEFNLELTPIKVDNTLYMCTPHSWVMAMDATTGKIKWKYDPQPAKADLNANVYLACRGVSYYRVPDEIQTSCRERIYSPVADARIVAVNAETGKPCEDFGDHGFISMRDYMGNVPLGFHFITSPPLVMKNRLITGGWIFDNQANFEPSGAVRAFDATTGKIAWVWDAGHDPETFTPAPTDILTRDTPNAWGVYTADPELGLVYLGTGNAPPDNWGGSRRAFDDATSSATVALDIVSGQRRWIFQTVHHDLWDMDIPSGPSMVDLPGPDGTSVPALVQSTKRGEFFVLDRRTGQPVPGYEVEERPVPTQGHAVDDRVSATQPFPATMPSLTPPDLKEADMWGATLLDQMICRIQYRQSAYDGQFTPPHVGKTTIVYPAFYGVIDWQGVTVDPARKLLFANASYLPFRIKLDHRTKLEQDGVLPKWNGDGNEPSPKGNALAISPDYGTPYVAYTDPWLNPLQIPCKGPVWGTLTAIDLVTKKIVWQHPVGTTRDTGPFRTHTNIPLPTGMYNIGGNIVTRGGVLFMGATADDYLRAFDVATGDVLWRDRLPAGGQATPMSYESGGKQYVVIAAGGHGGLGTRSGDYIVAYTLDGVQGTPAKP encoded by the coding sequence ATGCAGAATAATCATGCACGACTTTGGGCCATAGTGACTGCGCTGTTCCTTGGCGTGGCTGGTCTTTTCCTTTTTCTTGGTGGTGCCCAACTGCTCTTTCTGGGTGGCTCCTGGTTTTATATCGTGGCTGGTGCAATCATGCTTGCCGCTGCCGGTGTTGGCTTTCGTAAGCCGGTTTTGGCAACGCAGTTATATGCAGGGCTGCTGGTCCTTGCCACACTATGGTCTCTCGCGGAGGTCGGGCTGAACATATGGGGGCTGGAGGTCAGGTTGCTCACGCTTGCAGGCCTCGGTTTGTGGCTGCTGCTGCCTGGGGTCTGGCGTAGCCAGAATACATGGTTGCAGGACAAGCGGGTGCTTGCGGGCTCTCTCGCCTTCTCTGGCGTTGTTCTGCTGGCAAGCTGTTTTTCGTCTTATTCCATTACGGGGACGGTGCCTGCCAACCGTATGGCGGCAAGCCTGCCGGAACTGAAAGACATGATGCCCGCCGGTGATTGGCGGTATTATGGGCGCACCGCCCAAGGTGACCGCTATAGCCCGTTGGATCAGATAACCCCAGCCAACATCGGGCGGCTCAAGCGGGCCTGGATCACGGAAACCGGTGATACACAAAAAGCCGGGGAAGCTGTTGTCGCCGGCCCGGACGCCGGGCATGAGTTCAACCTGGAACTGACCCCGATCAAGGTTGATAACACGCTCTATATGTGCACGCCCCATAGCTGGGTGATGGCCATGGATGCCACAACGGGCAAAATAAAATGGAAATATGACCCACAGCCCGCCAAGGCAGACTTGAATGCTAACGTCTATCTGGCCTGCCGGGGGGTCTCTTATTACCGCGTGCCTGACGAAATTCAAACCTCCTGCCGGGAGCGTATATACTCCCCTGTAGCAGATGCCCGTATTGTTGCGGTGAATGCAGAAACCGGTAAGCCCTGTGAAGACTTTGGGGATCACGGCTTTATTTCCATGCGCGACTACATGGGGAATGTGCCGCTTGGCTTCCACTTCATTACCTCCCCACCCCTGGTTATGAAGAACAGGCTGATCACAGGTGGGTGGATTTTTGATAATCAGGCCAATTTTGAGCCATCCGGCGCAGTGCGTGCCTTTGATGCAACCACAGGGAAAATTGCCTGGGTGTGGGATGCTGGGCATGACCCGGAAACATTCACCCCTGCCCCAACCGATATTCTAACGCGTGATACCCCCAATGCCTGGGGTGTTTATACGGCTGATCCAGAACTTGGTTTGGTGTACCTCGGCACCGGCAACGCCCCGCCTGATAACTGGGGTGGATCGCGCCGTGCGTTTGATGATGCGACATCCAGCGCGACAGTTGCCCTGGATATTGTTTCTGGCCAGAGGCGCTGGATTTTCCAGACTGTCCACCATGACCTGTGGGATATGGACATTCCGTCTGGTCCGTCCATGGTTGATTTGCCTGGACCGGATGGCACATCTGTGCCTGCCCTTGTGCAGAGCACAAAACGAGGTGAGTTCTTTGTGCTTGATCGGCGCACAGGTCAGCCAGTGCCGGGTTACGAAGTGGAAGAGCGCCCTGTGCCGACGCAAGGGCATGCCGTTGATGATCGGGTTTCTGCCACACAGCCATTCCCTGCAACCATGCCCTCTCTCACACCGCCGGACCTGAAGGAGGCCGATATGTGGGGGGCAACATTGCTGGACCAGATGATCTGCCGCATCCAGTATCGGCAGTCGGCTTATGACGGGCAGTTTACCCCTCCTCATGTTGGTAAGACAACCATTGTCTACCCGGCCTTTTATGGTGTGATTGACTGGCAGGGCGTTACTGTTGATCCCGCCCGCAAGCTCCTGTTTGCCAATGCCAGCTATCTGCCCTTCCGTATCAAGCTGGACCATCGCACCAAGCTTGAACAGGATGGTGTGCTGCCCAAATGGAACGGAGACGGGAATGAGCCTTCGCCCAAGGGGAATGCCCTGGCAATTTCGCCTGACTACGGCACACCTTATGTCGCCTATACCGACCCCTGGCTGAACCCCTTGCAGATTCCGTGCAAAGGCCCTGTGTGGGGCACGCTGACAGCCATTGACCTTGTGACCAAGAAAATTGTCTGGCAGCACCCTGTTGGTACAACACGCGATACCGGGCCTTTTAGAACCCACACCAATATCCCGCTTCCAACAGGGATGTATAATATTGGCGGTAATATTGTAACTCGCGGTGGTGTTCTGTTCATGGGTGCCACAGCCGATGATTACCTGCGCGCCTTTG
- a CDS encoding ArnT family glycosyltransferase, whose product MKGRLFKAVRTPLFWIILVSVALRLPGLTWGLPASDGWDDDGVAPRNFLVGLAQTYIPGSYFTYPPLHMLWLALLSAPGVVLALLHAPTLNQHDVIGQFIHVPYMTFFAITARILSIVMSVGTLLFIGQLTETFAGRKAGLYAAAACALDAPLVYYGQVTNLDGPYLFWASLALWGWVKFLVERQPRHLRWVALASVAAITTKDQAYAVFLLALPISLVLWFSVDRKARQSWAPIARSLTLWATLAGGGLLLIDGAITNPSGFSKRLAFLLGPASQDYTSYTANLEGRFRLLADMVLQFPRFYPAVTGLLIVMGVALIWRQFRNDPAKQVAALVPALAALSFTVCFNLLALRSDNRFLLPQSVFVAPYIGMAAAWLTTRHSWKVRYAAGAGLATIACLAVYQCLGIDAALINDPRYDMERWVAAHMQPNDYIEAYGRNAFLPRLPDTGNVARLDINPLKRRNPLPGVTEKLAPFDQVEARDPRFLIIPDFWVADYLRAVPPESLNGRKTPRVAETTLHDTDNRAFFQKLFAGEYGYRLAHVSRYAPGPWPAVEGFESLGQTVYLFERATP is encoded by the coding sequence GTGAAAGGACGGCTTTTCAAGGCGGTTCGTACGCCTCTGTTCTGGATTATATTGGTCTCGGTTGCACTCCGCCTACCGGGCCTCACCTGGGGGCTACCCGCCTCTGACGGGTGGGACGATGACGGAGTTGCCCCGCGCAATTTTTTGGTGGGGCTGGCACAGACCTATATTCCGGGTTCTTATTTTACCTATCCTCCCCTGCATATGCTCTGGCTTGCTCTGCTCAGTGCCCCAGGGGTTGTGCTGGCACTCCTGCATGCGCCAACGCTCAACCAGCATGACGTGATCGGGCAATTCATACACGTGCCGTATATGACGTTTTTTGCGATCACGGCGCGCATACTCAGTATCGTCATGTCGGTGGGCACCCTCCTGTTCATCGGGCAACTGACAGAAACCTTTGCGGGTCGAAAAGCGGGCCTTTACGCAGCCGCTGCCTGCGCTCTTGATGCCCCGCTTGTTTATTATGGCCAGGTCACCAATCTGGATGGCCCATATCTTTTCTGGGCCTCTCTTGCCCTGTGGGGATGGGTCAAATTTCTTGTCGAACGTCAGCCGCGCCATCTGCGCTGGGTCGCTCTTGCCTCAGTGGCGGCCATCACCACCAAAGATCAGGCTTATGCCGTTTTCTTACTGGCACTCCCGATATCGCTCGTTCTCTGGTTCAGCGTGGACAGGAAGGCGCGGCAGAGTTGGGCACCCATTGCCCGCTCTCTGACCCTATGGGCTACCCTTGCAGGCGGAGGGCTGTTGCTGATTGATGGTGCAATAACCAACCCATCAGGCTTTTCCAAACGACTGGCTTTTCTGCTTGGCCCTGCAAGTCAGGACTACACAAGCTACACGGCCAACCTGGAAGGACGCTTTCGCCTTCTTGCAGACATGGTTCTGCAATTTCCACGGTTTTACCCTGCGGTGACTGGCTTGTTGATTGTCATGGGGGTCGCTCTCATCTGGCGACAGTTCCGCAATGATCCTGCCAAGCAGGTTGCGGCTCTGGTGCCCGCACTGGCCGCTCTTTCCTTCACAGTGTGCTTCAATCTGCTGGCATTACGCTCTGACAACCGCTTTCTGCTGCCACAGTCAGTTTTTGTCGCACCCTATATCGGCATGGCTGCGGCATGGCTGACAACACGCCACTCTTGGAAAGTACGCTACGCAGCAGGGGCAGGTCTGGCTACCATAGCCTGTCTTGCCGTGTATCAATGCCTCGGCATTGATGCCGCCCTGATCAATGACCCACGATACGATATGGAGCGCTGGGTCGCGGCACACATGCAGCCCAATGATTATATTGAAGCTTATGGGCGCAATGCTTTTCTGCCGCGCCTACCTGACACAGGCAATGTTGCCCGGTTGGATATCAATCCGCTCAAACGCCGCAACCCACTGCCCGGTGTTACGGAAAAACTGGCTCCATTTGACCAGGTTGAGGCCCGCGACCCCCGTTTCCTGATTATTCCTGACTTCTGGGTAGCGGATTATCTACGCGCTGTTCCCCCTGAAAGCCTGAACGGCAGAAAAACACCACGCGTGGCCGAGACGACCTTACACGACACGGACAATCGTGCCTTTTTCCAAAAGCTGTTTGCTGGAGAGTATGGGTATCGACTAGCCCATGTCTCCCGCTACGCACCGGGCCCATGGCCTGCCGTGGAGGGCTTTGAAAGCCTTGGCCAGACTGTCTACCTGTTCGAGCGTGCCACTCCTTAA
- a CDS encoding glutathione S-transferase family protein, whose amino-acid sequence MASPILYSSPLSGNCYKVRLFAALINVPLNVIDVDLAGAEHKEAWFTALNPWQQVPVLKSGSTVIWDSQAILVYLAELHGQNAWWPQDPVRRAKVVEWLSVSVNEIQHGPADARLVQKFGYPLSHAAAVVASQRTLGVIEHHLTTHKWLAGDEGPTLAECAAYPYLALAPEGEISLDEYPALQAWLRRVEALPGYIPLDG is encoded by the coding sequence ATGGCTTCACCCATTCTTTATAGCAGCCCTCTTTCTGGCAACTGTTACAAAGTCAGGCTGTTTGCAGCTTTGATCAATGTCCCTCTCAACGTTATAGACGTTGACCTCGCCGGGGCCGAACACAAGGAAGCATGGTTTACCGCCCTCAACCCCTGGCAGCAGGTACCCGTGCTCAAAAGCGGCTCCACTGTTATCTGGGACTCTCAGGCCATTTTGGTCTATCTGGCCGAATTGCATGGGCAAAACGCCTGGTGGCCACAAGACCCTGTGCGACGTGCCAAGGTTGTAGAGTGGCTGTCAGTCAGCGTTAATGAGATTCAGCATGGACCTGCCGATGCGCGACTGGTTCAGAAATTTGGCTACCCTCTCTCCCATGCAGCCGCTGTCGTTGCCAGCCAGCGCACACTGGGTGTTATTGAACACCACCTGACAACCCATAAATGGCTGGCTGGAGATGAAGGGCCAACTCTGGCCGAATGTGCCGCTTACCCATACCTTGCCCTAGCACCTGAAGGCGAGATCAGTCTGGATGAGTATCCTGCGCTCCAGGCATGGCTCCGCAGAGTGGAGGCTTTGCCGGGCTACATCCCCCTTGACGGCTGA
- a CDS encoding MYG1 family protein gives MSEYTPIGLDNGNQPVKALTHSGNFHVDETLGYVILHYALAPAGDLRGRVLGTAPQDRLIFSRSRVPAQIQEADIVFDVGGIHAPPKGRYDHHMRDKPLRDDGIPFSAAGLLWKDYGLAAIRNILPNDLDEATLAAIWQAVDKSLIIPVDQDDNGVVKMGRLSLADIVSACSPPWDTAELYGADMAQQKETEGFANAAQAVASHLRNSIDRTRASLKATDRVLSAHKQAEDKRILLMDTGMPTEKVIFEHNLPVVYVVSPAGSAQWNVKAIPPVRGDFGQRVSLPDAWAGLEGQALAQVSGVADAKFAHPARFICGAASREGALEMARRALEIDAALNQTP, from the coding sequence ATGTCAGAATATACACCCATTGGTCTTGATAACGGAAACCAGCCTGTCAAGGCGCTGACCCATTCGGGTAATTTCCACGTCGATGAAACTCTGGGTTACGTCATCCTCCATTACGCCCTTGCCCCGGCAGGAGACCTGCGAGGCCGGGTGCTTGGCACTGCCCCGCAGGATCGTCTGATATTCAGCCGTTCACGCGTTCCTGCGCAGATACAGGAGGCTGACATTGTGTTTGATGTTGGCGGTATCCACGCACCGCCAAAAGGCCGCTATGACCACCACATGCGGGATAAACCCCTCCGGGATGATGGTATTCCATTCAGTGCGGCAGGCCTTTTGTGGAAAGATTACGGGCTGGCCGCCATCAGAAACATTCTGCCGAACGACCTAGATGAGGCCACATTGGCCGCCATCTGGCAGGCCGTTGATAAATCCCTGATTATCCCTGTTGATCAGGACGACAACGGCGTGGTGAAAATGGGCCGCCTTTCCCTGGCAGATATTGTGTCAGCCTGCAGCCCCCCCTGGGACACTGCTGAACTGTATGGAGCCGACATGGCCCAGCAGAAGGAAACGGAGGGCTTTGCCAATGCTGCTCAGGCCGTTGCTAGCCATCTGCGCAACAGTATCGACAGAACACGCGCCAGCCTGAAGGCAACAGACCGCGTCCTTTCTGCTCACAAGCAGGCAGAGGACAAGCGTATCCTGCTAATGGATACCGGCATGCCGACCGAGAAGGTTATTTTTGAGCATAACCTGCCTGTTGTTTACGTCGTCTCCCCCGCAGGGTCAGCCCAGTGGAATGTCAAAGCTATTCCCCCCGTGCGGGGAGATTTTGGCCAACGTGTGTCTTTGCCTGATGCCTGGGCAGGGCTGGAAGGCCAGGCCCTGGCACAGGTATCCGGCGTGGCTGATGCCAAATTCGCACATCCGGCCCGGTTTATCTGTGGGGCCGCCAGCCGGGAAGGCGCACTTGAGATGGCACGCCGTGCATTGGAGATCGACGCAGCCCTTAACCAGACACCCTGA
- a CDS encoding cobyrinate a,c-diamide synthase yields the protein MTARAIMIAAPRSGGGKTTVTLGLLAAFKAMRVRVRGAKTGPDYIDPAFHEAATGRSSFNLDSWAMPQPLLNSLLDHSAHETDFVIIESAMGLFDGLMAPDKARGAPADIAEQFGIPVVLVLDVSGQGQSAGAVAHGFATFRPGLKVAGVILNQVASARHLAMAESAVTSAGLKVLGAFMRDPTLVLPERHLGLVQAREHHDLAALLGHLATRTQAALNLDDLYATAAPLPPHTQQQHFALPPPGQRIAVADDAAFSFFYGHLGQGWRDAGAELVPFSPLADEGPDQSCDACWLPGGYPELYAGTLSAASTFQDQLSQFAHHSPVHGECGGFMVLGRALEDSQGKIHAMAGLLNHVTSFAKRKMTLGYRETIVRSPCILGEVGTRLRGHEFHYAQVIEPGQDAPLVDLFDGAGNSLGPAGGQRGRVSGSYFHVMAQQEHSNDI from the coding sequence ATGACAGCACGCGCCATCATGATTGCCGCCCCACGTTCTGGCGGAGGCAAAACAACAGTTACCCTCGGCCTCCTCGCCGCCTTTAAAGCTATGAGAGTGCGGGTCAGAGGCGCAAAAACTGGCCCCGACTACATCGACCCGGCGTTCCATGAAGCCGCCACAGGCCGCAGTAGCTTCAATCTCGATAGCTGGGCTATGCCGCAGCCGTTGCTGAACTCTCTGCTGGATCACAGCGCGCACGAAACAGACTTTGTTATTATTGAATCCGCAATGGGGCTGTTTGACGGTTTGATGGCACCAGACAAAGCCCGTGGCGCACCTGCTGATATTGCTGAACAGTTTGGTATTCCGGTTGTGCTTGTGCTCGACGTTTCCGGGCAGGGCCAGTCAGCCGGTGCGGTCGCCCATGGTTTTGCCACGTTCCGCCCCGGCCTGAAGGTTGCTGGGGTTATTCTCAACCAGGTTGCCTCTGCCCGTCACTTGGCTATGGCCGAAAGTGCGGTCACTTCAGCCGGCCTTAAAGTGCTGGGCGCGTTTATGCGCGACCCAACACTTGTCCTGCCAGAGCGGCACCTAGGGCTTGTTCAAGCACGCGAACACCATGACCTTGCTGCCTTACTGGGTCACCTCGCCACCCGTACTCAAGCCGCCCTCAATCTGGACGATCTATACGCAACTGCGGCACCTCTACCCCCCCATACTCAGCAACAGCATTTTGCTTTGCCGCCACCAGGACAAAGAATTGCGGTTGCGGATGATGCGGCTTTTTCTTTCTTCTACGGCCATCTTGGGCAGGGCTGGCGGGATGCCGGTGCTGAGCTGGTTCCTTTCTCTCCCTTAGCAGATGAAGGACCAGACCAATCCTGCGATGCCTGTTGGTTACCCGGAGGATACCCGGAGCTATATGCGGGCACTCTATCAGCAGCATCGACCTTTCAGGATCAGTTGTCACAGTTCGCGCATCACAGCCCGGTCCATGGAGAATGTGGGGGCTTTATGGTTCTTGGGCGCGCGCTGGAGGATTCCCAAGGAAAAATCCATGCCATGGCAGGCCTTCTCAACCACGTAACAAGCTTTGCCAAGCGTAAAATGACTCTGGGTTATAGAGAGACCATAGTCCGTAGCCCCTGTATTCTGGGGGAAGTAGGTACCCGCCTGCGTGGGCATGAATTCCATTACGCACAAGTCATAGAACCTGGGCAGGATGCCCCTCTGGTGGATCTGTTTGATGGGGCCGGCAACAGCCTTGGTCCAGCCGGAGGGCAGAGGGGCCGGGTGTCCGGGTCCTATTTTCATGTCATGGCGCAACAGGAACATTCTAATGACATCTGA
- the cobO gene encoding cob(I)yrinic acid a,c-diamide adenosyltransferase, whose product MTSDSHDADRHKEKMQRRKAVQDQEVASKTIEKGLLMVHTGAGKGKSTAAFGLALRMLGRNRRVVVVQFIKGAWSTGERTALTRFDDLLEWHTAGEGFTWETQDKARDIAACAHAWDIAREALRRTDVDLVVLDELNIALRYDYLPLSTVLADLEGRPQRQHVVITGRNAPADLITAADLVTEMTLVTHHFKNGVKAQEGIEF is encoded by the coding sequence ATGACATCTGACAGCCACGATGCCGACAGGCACAAAGAAAAAATGCAGCGCCGCAAGGCTGTACAGGACCAGGAAGTCGCCTCGAAAACAATCGAAAAAGGCCTCCTGATGGTGCACACAGGGGCTGGCAAAGGCAAATCAACCGCTGCATTCGGGCTGGCATTGCGCATGCTGGGGCGCAACCGGCGCGTCGTAGTTGTGCAGTTTATCAAAGGTGCCTGGTCTACAGGGGAGCGCACGGCCCTGACACGGTTTGATGACCTTCTGGAATGGCATACTGCCGGGGAGGGGTTTACATGGGAAACACAGGACAAAGCACGGGATATTGCCGCCTGTGCCCATGCGTGGGACATCGCCCGTGAGGCCCTGCGCCGGACAGATGTAGACTTGGTGGTACTGGATGAATTGAACATAGCCCTGCGCTATGACTATCTGCCCCTGTCCACTGTGCTGGCTGATCTGGAAGGGCGGCCACAGAGGCAACATGTCGTTATAACAGGCCGTAACGCTCCGGCTGACCTCATTACTGCGGCTGACCTGGTCACAGAAATGACGCTGGTAACACACCATTTTAAAAACGGGGTCAAAGCACAGGAAGGGATTGAGTTCTAA
- a CDS encoding cobyric acid synthase: MPSPRALMFQGTGSSVGKSVLVAGLARVLTRRGLRVHPFKPQNMSNNAAVTADGGEIGRAQALQAQACGIAPTVDMNPILLKPQSDIGAQLVVRGHLRGTFKARDYQHIKRDLMPHVLDSFQSLAQGADIVLVEGAGSASEVNLRDHDIANMGFAQAADVDVVLIGDIDRGGVIASLVGTQAVLADADARRIRGFIVNRMRGDPSLFSSGMSLIAEHTGWAPLGLVPNLGILQSLPAEDAQDLCAHHHSAHSGHIKIAVPHMPMIANFDDLDPLFNTPDVDVLFVEPGQALPVCDLIILPGSKSTCSDLDFLRQQGWDVDIKTHVRRGGRVLGICGGYQMLGHTISDPEGIEGVVGHSPGLGLLDVTTELTHGKRLLAVKGRLEPEQVAVHGYEMHMGRTTGNDQARPFAFIDQQPEGACSPDGQIWGTYLHGIMASGAIRQALLARLGMQAPRYQNHENIVETALNTWADHLEHHIDIPALLKLARPVSL, translated from the coding sequence ATGCCTTCGCCGCGTGCCCTCATGTTCCAAGGGACGGGTTCGAGTGTTGGTAAATCCGTACTGGTCGCGGGACTGGCGAGGGTCCTGACCCGCCGGGGCCTACGTGTGCACCCCTTCAAACCCCAGAATATGTCCAACAACGCTGCTGTTACCGCTGACGGAGGGGAAATCGGGCGGGCTCAGGCGCTACAGGCCCAAGCCTGTGGCATTGCCCCAACCGTGGACATGAACCCGATTTTGTTGAAGCCACAAAGTGATATTGGCGCACAGCTTGTGGTGCGTGGTCATTTGAGGGGAACCTTTAAAGCCAGGGATTATCAGCACATCAAACGGGACTTAATGCCGCATGTTCTTGATTCATTCCAATCCCTAGCGCAGGGTGCCGATATTGTTCTGGTCGAAGGAGCGGGCTCGGCCTCAGAAGTTAATCTACGGGACCACGATATTGCCAATATGGGCTTTGCCCAGGCCGCCGACGTTGATGTTGTGCTGATTGGCGATATTGACCGCGGTGGAGTTATCGCCAGTCTGGTGGGAACACAGGCTGTGTTGGCAGACGCCGATGCCCGCCGTATCCGGGGCTTTATCGTCAATCGTATGAGGGGTGATCCCTCTTTGTTCTCATCCGGCATGAGTCTTATCGCAGAACACACAGGCTGGGCACCTTTAGGGCTTGTTCCCAACCTCGGCATTCTGCAAAGCCTGCCGGCTGAGGATGCTCAGGACCTGTGTGCTCATCATCACTCTGCACACTCTGGGCACATCAAAATTGCCGTACCCCATATGCCCATGATCGCCAATTTTGATGACCTGGACCCGTTGTTCAATACGCCAGACGTGGACGTGCTTTTTGTAGAGCCCGGGCAGGCACTCCCTGTGTGTGATCTGATTATTCTACCCGGGTCAAAAAGCACCTGCTCTGACCTGGACTTCCTCCGCCAACAAGGCTGGGATGTGGATATCAAAACTCATGTGAGACGTGGAGGGCGAGTGCTGGGTATCTGCGGTGGGTACCAGATGCTCGGACATACCATCAGTGACCCTGAAGGTATTGAGGGAGTTGTAGGTCACTCTCCCGGCCTTGGCCTTTTGGATGTCACGACCGAATTGACGCATGGTAAGCGCCTGCTTGCGGTAAAGGGCAGGCTGGAACCGGAACAAGTGGCTGTGCACGGGTATGAGATGCATATGGGCCGCACAACCGGGAACGATCAGGCCCGGCCTTTTGCTTTTATCGACCAGCAGCCGGAGGGAGCCTGTTCCCCCGATGGGCAGATATGGGGGACATATCTTCACGGGATCATGGCCAGCGGTGCCATACGTCAGGCCTTGCTTGCCCGTTTGGGTATGCAAGCGCCCCGTTATCAGAACCATGAAAACATCGTGGAAACCGCCCTGAACACCTGGGCAGACCATTTGGAACACCATATTGATATCCCAGCGCTACTCAAACTGGCGCGCCCTGTATCCTTATGA
- the cobD gene encoding threonine-phosphate decarboxylase CobD, with amino-acid sequence MQLPTHGGQVQAIMRNFSGAPEPFVDLSTGISPYPYPFSLPDPSILTRLPEQAEEQALLADAARAYGLTSTALLAAGAGTQLLISLLPYVLKGDHATILGPTYNGHATAWQHAGVSLQVVSDMESMMALAPRPGHVMIVCNPNNPDGRHYSPDVLRPLADRCANHGGYLVIDEAYVDFEPSLSLASALPHPGLCILRSFGKSYGLPGIRLGFFLASAPLVERMSHMLGDWPVSIPAIHAGRAALSDPLWLKQQSDRLEQDIRQLLHILQKADLPVVGQTKLFVLVRTAQAPALWHWLCQHGIITRIFHDQPTDIRFGLPAHVDDWTRLEHALFSWAAVDKTTDCSANMPFLLLDETCQRETTQHSAL; translated from the coding sequence ATGCAGTTGCCAACCCATGGTGGGCAGGTTCAGGCCATCATGCGAAATTTCTCCGGCGCACCAGAACCCTTTGTAGATTTATCCACCGGCATCAGCCCCTATCCTTATCCCTTTAGCCTGCCAGACCCCTCTATTCTAACGCGCCTGCCAGAACAGGCTGAGGAACAGGCTCTGCTAGCTGATGCGGCAAGAGCTTACGGGCTTACCTCCACCGCACTACTCGCCGCAGGGGCGGGAACACAGCTTTTAATCTCGCTGCTGCCCTACGTCCTCAAGGGTGACCATGCGACCATTCTCGGCCCAACCTACAATGGGCATGCCACTGCATGGCAACATGCAGGGGTAAGCCTGCAAGTCGTCTCGGACATGGAAAGCATGATGGCTCTGGCACCTCGCCCCGGTCATGTCATGATTGTTTGCAATCCCAACAACCCGGACGGCCGCCACTACTCTCCCGATGTTCTGCGTCCTCTGGCTGACCGCTGTGCCAATCATGGCGGATATCTGGTTATTGATGAAGCCTATGTAGATTTTGAGCCATCTCTCAGCTTGGCATCCGCACTGCCACATCCGGGGCTCTGCATTTTACGGTCGTTTGGCAAAAGTTATGGCCTGCCAGGAATACGACTTGGGTTCTTCCTAGCCTCCGCTCCTCTTGTCGAGCGTATGTCTCACATGCTGGGAGATTGGCCTGTCAGTATTCCTGCCATCCATGCCGGGCGCGCCGCACTGTCTGACCCACTATGGCTGAAGCAACAATCTGACAGGCTGGAACAAGACATACGACAACTTTTGCATATCTTGCAGAAGGCAGACCTCCCTGTTGTCGGACAAACCAAGCTGTTTGTTCTGGTCCGCACAGCACAAGCACCTGCTTTATGGCACTGGCTCTGCCAGCACGGCATTATCACCCGGATTTTCCACGACCAACCAACCGACATCCGCTTTGGCCTGCCTGCCCATGTCGATGACTGGACCCGGCTCGAACATGCTCTGTTCTCCTGGGCGGCGGTGGACAAAACCACAGACTGTTCAGCGAACATGCCTTTTTTGCTTCTGGATGAAACTTGCCAGAGAGAGACCACCCAACACAGCGCCTTGTAA